In Betaproteobacteria bacterium, the genomic window TCGCGGAACCGCCCGTTGAAGCTTTCGATGTAGCCGTTCTGCATGGGCCGTCCGGGCTGGATCAGCAGATGCCGGATGCCGTGGGCCTGGGTCCAGGCGATGAACGCCCGGCTGGTGAACTCCGGGCCGTTGTCGGTACGCACCGCTGCTGGATAGCCCCGGAAGGTGGCGGCCTGGTCCAGCAGCCGCGTGACGTAGGCGCCGCCGATGCCGAAGTCCACCGCGATGTCCACGCATTCGTGGCTGTAGTCGTCGGCCACGGTCAGGCATTTCAGGCGCCTGCCGCTGGCCAGACTGTCGCTGACGAAGTCCATGCTCCACACCTCGTTGACTTGGGTGGCGATGCCCAGCGGCGTGCGCTCGCTGGCCGCGCGACGCGCCTTGCGGCGCTTGCGCACGGCCAAGTTGGCGGCCTTGTACAGCCGGTACACCCGCTTGTGGTTCACGCCGGGGAACTGCGCGCGCAGCATGTCGTGCACGCGCCGGTAGCCAAAGCGCCGGCGTTCATGCGCGATGGCCACGATCTGCCCGCTCAGCGCCTGGTTCTCGGCACTGGTGTGTGGCGGATGCCGGTAGCTGTCTCGGCTCAGCCCCACAAGCCTGCACGCGCGGCGCTCGGACAGCCCGTGCTCGCGCACCAACTGCCCGATGGCCTCGCGCCGGGCCTGTGGGGCTAG contains:
- a CDS encoding IS3 family transposase, coding for MVREHGLSERRACRLVGLSRDSYRHPPHTSAENQALSGQIVAIAHERRRFGYRRVHDMLRAQFPGVNHKRVYRLYKAANLAVRKRRKARRAASERTPLGIATQVNEVWSMDFVSDSLASGRRLKCLTVADDYSHECVDIAVDFGIGGAYVTRLLDQAATFRGYPAAVRTDNGPEFTSRAFIAWTQAHGIRHLLIQPGRPMQNGYIESFNGRFR